Proteins encoded together in one Kutzneria kofuensis window:
- a CDS encoding secondary thiamine-phosphate synthase enzyme YjbQ yields the protein MRSVEIQIRTGSSEVVYDLTGDCERFLAEEGAADGLLHVWVPHATAGLAVLETGAGSDEDLLTALEKLLPHDQAWRHRHGTPGHGRDHVLPALLPPYATIPVLGGRLALGTWQSICLVDTNVDNPVRTVRFSMIGG from the coding sequence GTGCGAAGTGTGGAAATTCAGATCAGGACCGGATCATCCGAGGTCGTGTACGACCTGACCGGCGACTGCGAGCGATTTCTCGCCGAGGAAGGCGCCGCGGACGGGTTGCTGCACGTCTGGGTGCCGCACGCGACGGCGGGGCTGGCGGTGCTGGAGACCGGCGCCGGCAGCGACGAGGACCTGTTGACGGCGCTGGAGAAGCTGCTGCCCCATGACCAGGCGTGGCGGCACCGTCATGGCACGCCCGGCCACGGCCGGGATCACGTTCTACCTGCGCTTCTGCCTCCGTACGCGACGATTCCGGTGCTGGGCGGCCGGTTGGCGCTGGGCACCTGGCAGTCGATCTGCCTGGTCGACACGAATGTGGACAACCCGGTCCGAACTGTCCGGTTTTCCATGATCGGGGGTTGA
- a CDS encoding aminotransferase class V-fold PLP-dependent enzyme gives MRHAFGQTFDIPAGYLNTASIGVPPTVVADAVEAAIRRWRVGADVPPGFDTDVAAARAAFAALVGADPAHVAIGASASQLVAIAAASVPDGSRVLVPAGEFTSVSFPFAALGHRGIKVTEAPLAEIPDAMRDHDVLAAAVVQSSDGTVLDLEAVRRNREGVTVVLDVTQALGWLPLADLGWADYVVGAGYKWLMTPRGVAWLAVRPDVIDRAVPVAANWYAGEDPWQTVYGLPLRLAGSARRLDLSPTWFSHVGAAVALPWLASLDMAAVRRHNVGLANQFLDRLGRPPGDSAIVSVDADADRLAAAGVRHSVRAGRVRLSFALSNTSDDVNLACQALIR, from the coding sequence GTGCGCCACGCCTTCGGACAGACCTTCGACATCCCGGCCGGCTATCTCAACACCGCCAGCATCGGCGTGCCGCCCACGGTCGTCGCGGACGCCGTCGAGGCGGCGATTCGGCGCTGGCGGGTCGGCGCCGACGTGCCGCCGGGCTTCGACACCGATGTTGCCGCCGCCAGGGCCGCCTTCGCGGCGTTGGTGGGCGCGGATCCCGCCCACGTGGCCATCGGCGCGAGCGCCTCGCAGTTGGTGGCCATCGCCGCCGCTTCGGTGCCGGACGGGTCCCGGGTGCTGGTGCCCGCCGGCGAGTTCACCAGCGTCTCGTTCCCGTTCGCGGCGTTGGGGCACCGGGGGATCAAGGTGACGGAGGCGCCGCTGGCCGAGATCCCGGACGCCATGCGGGACCACGACGTGCTGGCCGCCGCGGTCGTGCAGTCCAGCGACGGCACGGTGCTCGACCTGGAAGCCGTGCGCCGCAACCGCGAGGGCGTCACCGTCGTGCTCGACGTGACCCAGGCGCTGGGCTGGCTGCCGCTGGCCGACCTCGGCTGGGCCGACTACGTCGTCGGCGCCGGCTACAAGTGGCTGATGACTCCTCGCGGCGTCGCCTGGCTGGCGGTTCGCCCGGACGTGATCGACCGGGCCGTGCCGGTCGCCGCCAACTGGTACGCCGGCGAGGATCCCTGGCAGACCGTCTACGGCCTGCCGCTGCGACTGGCCGGCAGCGCCCGCCGTCTCGACCTCTCGCCGACCTGGTTCTCGCACGTCGGTGCCGCCGTCGCCCTGCCGTGGCTGGCGTCGCTGGACATGGCGGCCGTCCGGCGGCACAACGTCGGCCTGGCCAACCAGTTCCTCGACCGCCTCGGCCGCCCGCCCGGCGACTCCGCCATCGTCTCCGTCGACGCGGACGCCGATCGGCTCGCCGCCGCCGGCGTGCGGCACTCCGTGCGGGCCGGCCGCGTACGGCTGTCGTTCGCGCTGAGTAACACCTCCGACGACGTCAACCTCGCCTGCCAGGCACTGATTCGGTGA